From the Planktothrix tepida PCC 9214 genome, one window contains:
- a CDS encoding glycosyltransferase family 2 protein produces the protein MTATPLSISPHIQPTLTITIFAVPKPFRGQIGIIQRNAIQSWTKLQPQPEIILLGTDQGTQETAIEFGLRYIPDINVNAQGTPLLNSIFFQASQQATHRILTYVNSDIILTRDFIPTVQQVVSQYPQFLILGRRWNLDITDSIDYNNPNWEQNLRDRLHQAGTFSGVGALDYFVFPKPLFSQLPEFAIGRAGWDNWMVGEGLKQNIPVINASQIITAIHQNHDYHHLPGHRLEAFQGTEAQHNQIFLQNHFAGNSADATIYLTPLSANPTPKVSVIIPTTCVETRHGTSLPTTIDSVYQQTFTDFEIIVVDDNNSIGEMRSLLTREYPLIRYIHQPSSGIVAAYNQGLEVAEGEFITFLHPPEVFLPNKLAQQVACFEQKAGSLEMVFSSWKTPSSFWNHNINLLAFGSVLQGREGLHGVHGWMLPTLWQFIRTSTILFRRSWVQRYGGFNPQLSEQAAILDLLLNLSSRGAAAVCLEQPTICSLEPKPLTVEKINLIAAESEQLLQNYFSRPTVKPWMRPLDCLAYTQTFQWLASLISDEPQKAKFIHCYHRYFHQTQPFRVNA, from the coding sequence GTGACAGCTACCCCTTTATCAATTTCTCCCCATATTCAACCCACGTTAACAATCACGATTTTTGCAGTCCCTAAACCGTTTCGAGGTCAGATAGGGATAATTCAACGGAATGCTATTCAAAGTTGGACAAAGTTACAACCGCAACCGGAGATTATCTTATTGGGAACTGATCAGGGAACTCAAGAAACGGCGATAGAGTTCGGTTTACGTTATATTCCTGACATCAACGTTAATGCTCAAGGAACGCCTCTATTAAATAGTATTTTTTTCCAAGCTTCCCAACAAGCCACTCACCGAATTTTGACTTATGTTAATTCGGATATTATTTTAACGAGGGATTTCATACCAACGGTTCAACAAGTTGTCAGCCAATACCCGCAATTTTTAATATTAGGAAGACGTTGGAATTTGGATATTACTGATTCCATCGATTATAATAATCCTAATTGGGAACAAAATTTACGCGATCGCCTTCATCAAGCTGGAACTTTCAGTGGTGTAGGCGCATTAGATTATTTCGTTTTCCCTAAACCTTTATTTTCCCAACTTCCAGAATTTGCCATTGGACGAGCAGGTTGGGATAACTGGATGGTGGGGGAAGGACTCAAACAGAATATTCCGGTGATTAATGCCAGCCAGATAATTACTGCAATTCATCAAAATCATGACTATCATCATCTACCTGGACATCGTTTAGAAGCGTTTCAAGGAACCGAAGCACAACACAATCAAATTTTTCTTCAAAATCATTTTGCGGGAAATAGTGCTGATGCAACAATTTATCTCACCCCTCTATCTGCTAATCCCACCCCGAAGGTGAGTGTCATTATTCCCACCACCTGTGTAGAGACGCGCCATGGCACGTCTCTACCTACCACCATTGATAGTGTTTACCAACAAACTTTTACAGACTTTGAAATTATTGTTGTTGATGATAATAATTCTATAGGGGAAATGCGCTCGCTATTAACCAGAGAATATCCCTTAATTCGCTATATCCATCAACCGTCTTCAGGAATTGTAGCCGCTTATAATCAGGGTTTAGAAGTTGCGGAAGGGGAATTTATCACATTTTTGCATCCTCCAGAAGTGTTTTTACCCAACAAACTCGCTCAACAAGTGGCTTGCTTTGAACAGAAAGCAGGGTCTTTAGAAATGGTTTTCAGTTCTTGGAAAACCCCGTCTAGTTTTTGGAATCACAACATCAACCTCCTTGCCTTTGGGTCAGTATTACAAGGACGAGAAGGCTTGCACGGCGTTCATGGCTGGATGTTACCGACGCTGTGGCAATTTATCCGCACTAGCACGATTTTATTTCGGCGCAGTTGGGTACAGCGTTATGGTGGCTTTAATCCCCAACTGTCTGAACAAGCTGCTATCCTTGATCTATTATTAAATTTATCTTCAAGAGGAGCAGCGGCGGTTTGTTTGGAACAACCGACAATTTGCAGTTTGGAGCCTAAACCGTTAACGGTTGAAAAGATTAATTTAATAGCAGCCGAGTCTGAGCAACTCCTCCAGAACTATTTTTCCCGTCCAACCGTTAAACCTTGGATGCGTCCTCTGGACTGTCTCGCTTATACTCAAACCTTCCAATGGTTAGCCAGTTTAATTTCTGATGAACCCCAAAAGGCAAAATTCATTCATTGTTATCACCGCTATTTTCACCAGACCCAACCTTTCAGGGTTAACGCATAA
- a CDS encoding DUF29 family protein, with the protein MRAVNRHFHRNPSLKSPIVDALEDGFEAGVDLALRDTNLPLRTFPTQCPYKFEEVLADSFICDTRQDWE; encoded by the coding sequence ATGCGCGCAGTTAATCGCCATTTTCATCGTAATCCTAGCTTAAAGTCTCCCATTGTTGATGCTTTAGAAGATGGCTTTGAGGCAGGAGTTGATCTAGCACTCCGAGACACAAATTTGCCCTTGAGAACTTTTCCAACCCAATGTCCATACAAGTTTGAGGAAGTTCTCGCAGATAGTTTTATTTGCGATACTCGCCAAGATTGGGAATAA
- a CDS encoding tetratricopeptide repeat protein yields the protein MLQNSPNNPEIYQELGQQLHRQGYLKEAIDCYQKGIEQQGEPIHLWFYRNLGEALISYQSSVISHH from the coding sequence ATGTTACAAAATAGTCCCAATAATCCTGAGATTTATCAGGAATTGGGACAACAATTACATCGTCAAGGCTATTTAAAAGAAGCGATTGATTGTTATCAAAAAGGGATAGAACAACAAGGAGAACCGATTCATTTATGGTTTTATCGGAATTTGGGAGAAGCATTAATCAGTTATCAGTCATCAGTTATCAGTCATCATTGA
- a CDS encoding tetratricopeptide repeat protein, translating into MSVSYFETANQQLRTSQFEQAIQTYEQAIQENPTSPWSYYNLGEALNQQGDAQKAIAAYQKAIDFNPNSPWFYDRLGSVLTQQGNYGEAISCFRKAVDQDPSFHEFYTNLGFALTQQGNFTEAITQFQKALELKPNNGETYYYLAQAFAQKHQWQDALSAYHQALQINPYWPECYLGLGLIQEQLHQADEAVSNYRRACQLNPNLTEAYQRLQDILKSQEQWQELINLCRRRCQVNSNSADAHYDLGSALVQQQEWKEATVVLHRACELNPNFADAYQQLGKALAAQNQWQEAVTSYRRCVELNPDSIQNQQSLAQALVQVHHLEEAITVYRQACDFETASAELYEQLAQALAQFYQWEEAISAYRQALELNPENQSSIEFGLQQLLGKQRQFEEAIAQYRRNQEFIPDSFESYQNLGQSLRQQGNIENALVALRRACVLNPASPVAYHLLGHTFAMLQKWDEAISCYRRACEIYDQSPDIHLHWAEALEQKGNYQDALVYFQKAINLRPDFDLAYEGISRVISKKKQR; encoded by the coding sequence ATGAGTGTTAGCTATTTTGAAACCGCCAATCAACAGTTACGGACAAGTCAGTTTGAACAAGCCATTCAAACCTATGAACAAGCGATACAGGAAAATCCGACATCCCCTTGGAGTTACTATAACTTAGGGGAAGCCCTCAACCAACAGGGAGATGCCCAAAAGGCGATCGCAGCTTACCAAAAAGCCATTGATTTCAACCCGAATTCCCCTTGGTTTTATGACCGCTTAGGCAGTGTGTTGACTCAGCAGGGTAATTATGGCGAAGCAATCAGTTGTTTCCGTAAAGCCGTCGATCAAGATCCGAGCTTTCATGAATTTTACACGAATTTAGGCTTTGCCTTAACCCAACAAGGCAATTTTACAGAAGCGATTACTCAATTTCAGAAGGCGTTAGAGCTTAAACCCAACAACGGGGAAACCTACTATTATTTAGCACAAGCTTTTGCTCAAAAACATCAATGGCAAGATGCTCTTTCTGCCTATCATCAAGCGTTACAAATTAATCCTTATTGGCCGGAGTGTTATTTGGGTTTAGGTCTGATTCAAGAACAACTACATCAAGCTGATGAAGCTGTGAGCAACTATCGTCGTGCTTGTCAACTGAATCCGAATTTAACCGAAGCTTATCAGCGCTTGCAAGATATTTTAAAAAGTCAAGAACAATGGCAAGAACTCATTAATCTTTGTCGTCGCCGTTGTCAGGTTAATTCTAATTCGGCGGACGCTCATTATGATTTAGGCTCGGCATTAGTTCAACAGCAAGAATGGAAAGAAGCAACAGTTGTTTTGCATCGCGCTTGTGAATTGAATCCTAATTTTGCAGACGCTTATCAACAGTTAGGAAAAGCGTTAGCTGCACAAAATCAATGGCAAGAAGCCGTAACAAGTTATCGTCGTTGTGTTGAACTGAATCCTGATTCTATTCAAAATCAACAAAGTTTAGCTCAAGCACTGGTTCAAGTTCATCATTTAGAAGAAGCAATTACCGTTTATCGTCAAGCTTGTGATTTTGAAACCGCCTCAGCAGAATTATATGAGCAATTAGCACAAGCTTTAGCCCAATTTTATCAATGGGAAGAAGCGATTTCCGCCTATCGTCAAGCCTTAGAACTGAATCCAGAAAATCAGAGCAGCATTGAGTTTGGGTTACAACAACTTTTAGGCAAACAACGCCAATTTGAAGAAGCGATCGCTCAATATCGTCGGAATCAAGAGTTTATTCCTGATTCCTTTGAATCTTATCAAAATTTAGGACAATCTCTCCGACAACAAGGCAACATTGAAAATGCGTTAGTTGCTTTACGTCGCGCTTGTGTTCTTAACCCTGCATCTCCCGTTGCTTATCATCTTTTAGGTCATACCTTTGCTATGTTGCAAAAGTGGGATGAAGCGATTAGTTGTTATCGTCGCGCTTGTGAGATTTATGACCAATCACCTGATATTCATTTACACTGGGCAGAAGCCTTAGAACAAAAAGGAAATTATCAAGATGCCCTTGTTTATTTCCAAAAAGCCATTAACCTCAGACCGGATTTTGATCTCGCTTATGAAGGGATTAGTCGTGTAATTTCAAAAAAAAAACAACGTTAA
- a CDS encoding FkbM family methyltransferase: protein MKLDFSNLCQQHSIAPRGIIFIGASDGKTLKRLNLPDTVKTLIIDANPSTVERLQTNFAESPNVQVVQAAIANHNDTVTLHLTSLESSSSILSWKRYSEIYPNIKETQQLTLPSRTLDSLLEELHLSPIDFNILILDIQGAELLALEGANQLLNTLDAVYTTVHYQELFEGGALVEQVDQFLADYQFQRVAEVSPYHPAWGEAFYVRQTLETEDVVNPVKPLSQTSQLLQETQEQLETLQSQYQEVLVTLEQTQVQLQQSTENLTELQSQRDQMLVELEQSQTDLKQSQTDLKQSQTDLKQSQTDLKQSQTDLKQTQTELQQSQTDLKQSQSQIEQLQTELQQSQTDLKQSQSQIEQLQTQHQQSQSQHQQLQTQLEQTQTELQQSQSQHQQLQTQLEQSQTDLKQSQSQLEQTRTELQQSQSQLEQTRKESDQSRSELHEVREELELTQFQLDEVQVELEQYVAQYHQQKEELTKLQTELEQTKMLLTQAQQKPEPTVTKKSKSDNAVMVKLLARVLAETLED, encoded by the coding sequence ATGAAACTCGACTTCTCCAACCTCTGCCAACAACACAGCATAGCCCCACGCGGGATTATTTTTATTGGTGCTTCCGATGGTAAAACCCTTAAACGGCTTAACCTTCCCGACACGGTTAAAACCCTGATCATTGATGCCAACCCCAGCACTGTTGAACGCCTACAAACCAACTTTGCTGAGAGTCCTAATGTTCAAGTCGTCCAAGCTGCTATTGCCAACCATAATGACACCGTTACCCTCCATCTAACTTCCCTTGAGTCTAGCAGTTCCATTCTGTCCTGGAAACGGTACAGCGAAATTTACCCAAATATCAAAGAAACTCAACAACTCACCCTCCCCTCCCGTACTTTGGATAGTCTTCTCGAAGAACTCCATCTGTCTCCCATTGACTTTAATATCCTGATTCTTGATATCCAAGGCGCTGAACTTTTGGCCTTAGAAGGTGCTAACCAACTTCTCAATACCCTGGATGCTGTTTATACCACTGTTCATTATCAGGAACTATTTGAAGGAGGTGCATTAGTAGAACAAGTTGATCAGTTCCTTGCTGATTACCAATTTCAACGGGTAGCAGAAGTCAGTCCCTACCATCCCGCTTGGGGAGAAGCCTTCTATGTCCGTCAAACCCTTGAAACTGAGGACGTAGTTAATCCGGTTAAACCTTTATCCCAAACCTCCCAACTTCTTCAGGAAACCCAAGAACAGCTAGAAACTTTACAGTCCCAGTACCAAGAGGTTTTGGTCACGTTGGAGCAGACTCAAGTTCAACTACAACAGAGTACAGAAAATTTAACTGAGTTACAATCCCAACGGGATCAAATGTTAGTCGAGTTAGAACAGTCTCAAACCGACCTGAAACAATCTCAAACTGACCTCAAACAATCTCAAACTGACCTCAAACAATCTCAAACTGACCTCAAACAATCTCAAACTGACCTCAAACAAACCCAAACTGAACTCCAACAATCTCAAACTGACCTCAAACAATCTCAGTCTCAAATCGAACAATTACAAACTGAACTCCAACAATCTCAAACTGACCTCAAACAATCTCAGTCTCAAATCGAACAATTACAAACTCAACACCAACAATCTCAGTCTCAACACCAACAATTACAAACTCAACTCGAACAAACCCAAACGGAACTGCAACAATCTCAATCTCAACACCAACAATTACAAACTCAACTCGAACAATCTCAAACTGACCTCAAACAATCTCAATCTCAACTCGAACAAACCCGAACGGAACTGCAACAATCTCAATCTCAACTCGAACAAACCCGAAAAGAATCTGATCAGTCCCGTTCTGAACTGCATGAAGTTCGAGAAGAATTAGAGTTAACTCAATTTCAACTCGATGAAGTTCAGGTTGAGTTAGAACAATATGTTGCTCAGTACCATCAACAGAAAGAAGAACTCACTAAACTGCAAACCGAACTCGAACAAACTAAAATGCTCTTAACTCAAGCTCAACAAAAACCAGAACCAACTGTTACTAAAAAATCAAAATCTGATAATGCAGTAATGGTTAAACTATTGGCAAGAGTTCTCGCAGAAACCCTTGAAGATTAA